Genomic window (Zingiber officinale cultivar Zhangliang chromosome 2B, Zo_v1.1, whole genome shotgun sequence):
CTTATCGTATAAGGCAAGTGTAAAATCAATCTGAAAGTGTGAAAAATGACATAAAGATCTATCCGATATCTTATTTACCTACATGTATTTAACTGTGAATTAATTCGACTCTGCCCCCTACGGCATTGTCCTCACCCTCACAAGGAGATCTATGGGGCCCATCATCTTTGTAAGAGACGAGGGCAATGCCATCAGGGGTAGGATTGAATTAACtctttggttcaagttatcatgtataatcttgattatagggaataaaatataattaaatattatttggttcaacttaggtaatatAATAAAATTCATTTATTTGAAAGTTTTAATAGATaacttattttaatattttactatattaccgtTAGTTACAAaattaatcatatatatatatatatattatattttaaaccctaatttttttttattttttatttttcacatttttctttaatttttatatttattttaaaaaaataaatttttttacatttgTTCTATTTTaatgcttttttttttaatatatttttacgtttttaattatttttttacggtttttttttatgttttttccctttttattattctttttttttacgtttttctatttttattttttttaaaaaatattttatttttttatttacatttttcttttttatcacattttttaTCTTTTTCGAGGATATTTTGGAAATTAAGAAAAATCTTAGTTTTTCAATTCTGGGTTGCATgtccttttgctgacgtgtcggtcATTGAACATTACTCggaaatcatcgattacctaaatcaaacaagaTTTTCGTTGATAATCTTGGATAGATAATCAGGATTATCAAAGATAACGCTGAACCAAACACACCttaacaatggagagtggatccTCTGGTCCATAAATTACGGACTAAGGATGATCTTTTATATGGGATTAGATAATTTAGATAGACCCTACCTATTTACAGATAAGATTCATTCAAATCATCCCATTCAATATAGGGATCATTAGAgacccccctcccccctcccccctcccccctccccccCAAAAAAACAGCAggaggtaaaaaaaaattaaataaggagGGTTATCAACCCATATAGCACCACAGTAGatgtttttgatatttttttttttttgaaataaacaAAGTGTTGAATTTACgccaattaaattttaaaaacccgCCTTGTTcaattttttatgataattttgATGGATTAATGGATGAATTGTTTTATTGGATGATTGATCTAATTAAGAATATTGCTAGGTTGATAGTCTGTCTATTACGATCATTTtctgatttatcctgatgatcaagaaaatttttttatcgaGCCGAACCGATATATCTAAAATTAATTGATATAAATTGGATAGTTGAcatcgattaaaaaaaaattacaaatctGACCACGTTGTTTTTTAAATAAGGTGATCGTAACCTTACACACGTAAGTTTTAACAAATAATCCAAGAATCTAAATCTTACGATCCAACTTATCATGAAATGACTGTTTTAgtttcataaaattttttttatcgacccttaaaataaatctaaaagcaTAAATAATAGCCTACATAATGACCCAGTGATCCAATAGGATGCTTGTGCAAATTCGAGAAAGAAGGGGTGGTAAATTTGAAATAGGGACACCTCTTTGATGTAAAATTAACAATAGTGTCCTTTTGATATTTTAGATAAAAGGAGTGTTCTTCTactatttgtttttagttttctccTCCCacgttaataataatttttttttgtcattacATGTGTTACCTAAATTGTGTCAATAAGTGGAATATGTAGGTGGAAATTTCTGTGGAGAGGATCGATCTTCATGTGGAGCGTATAAATATGTgacaaattaattttaataatagaATTAATTGAGTAGGTAAGTAAAGGTCAAATTTTGGTAAAATTATGTGATCATATCCTCTCTCACGTGGATCATTTGTCGAGAGCAGATTTTATCTCCTTCGTATTGACCCTGAGATAGATTAGCAGGGACGTTGGAGGTGAGCGTATTCGCTTTTTGCTATCATTTATTAAGAGCATATCTTCTGCACCACTTTTTTATAGTCTAGGAGATGGACCACTCATATTTACGATCGGATATCATGATCTGACCATAATTGGTTGCGATTCCTTCTTGGGTTCACCGTCCCCATCAAATTATAGTTTGGTTCAGAGCGGATGGTCGGAGGTCGTCCGGAGGACACCCTCGTTCGGCGCCCAACAACCTGATCACTTATCAACCACCGGTGGCCTAAGGGTGTCCTCCGGACGACCTCCGACCGTCCGCTCTGAACCAAATTATAACTTAATGGGGACTGTGAATCCAGaaagggatcgcaaccaattaAGGTCGAATTGCGACCACGATCCGACCGTAAATATGAGTGGTTTATCCTTTGGATCGCAAAAAAATGATTCAGGAGATCCTGTTCCCCATTTACCGAGCACAGATCCTCTTATCCGTAAAATATAGGCTAGAGGATGGGTCATTCTCTATTATTGGTGGAGAGGGATGACCCCACTTATTTTACATATGAAGTCAACATTCTCCACTAATGATGAAGAAAGACTCATCCATATTTTACATATTTAGAAGATCTCATTTATCATTCCCATTCCTAATTTACTTTCTTTTATTTAATCTATTATTTGGCGTATCCATTGCTCAGCTAATCGACAGGTGAAAAtccattaaaattttgaaaaaaatatatatctccAATAAAATTATGCTCTAAAAACTAAACATATACAATTTAGTCTACCAGTAAAATTATTATCATGTGATGTTTTGATGAAAATAATCATTTATAAAATATAAGATAATACTATGTATAATAGATTTAAtatgatttgaatttttttaatctaGTAGCTGATAGAAAACTCTTATGGAATATATATGATTATATTTTACCCCAGGATGATGATCCAACAACAGTGCACATTTTAAGTTTCCATAACGTATTAATTTTCCTTAATCATTGAATTGATTTActgaataataataaaaagttaACAAATATTTTTGTTCGTCTAATCGACTTGAAATTGGGCTATATCTGGAACCAAACCCGGTACGAACCCGAAACTTTTATCTCTACTTACTCTAATCGTAGCCTAATTACCGCCGCGAGCGCTTGGAGAGGATGACTGCGTCGCTAGAATTAGCCACCGCCGCGAGAGCTGGGAGAGGATGACCATGTCGCTAGAAGCCTCTTCTCATCCTTCCGTTGTCGTCAGGTTACGCTCGTGGTGGATTAGAAGGCAGATTATTGCATAAAAGATAATTATTCAACAAACTAAATTAATATTAGGATtagtaattattaaaataaattaatttattagttTCCTTTTATTACTTTGTCAATTGATTGTCTCTCTGTATCATTATTACTTTGTCAATTTATTATCTCTTCCATGTTGGCGCTGGGATGAGTTGGCAGGAACATTAGAAatttactttattattttttctctcgtCTAGTTATTTGAACATGCTACTAGAGCTACGATTTTGGTTCATTCCAAAAGCTATAGTGCAGCGATAGGATATCTAGGTTGTTACCATGGTACCCGTGATTCGagctccagctatgacgaatttacaagaatttttctccaaatggagcacgcaactaaaggatgttgggctctTGGACTTGCGATTCCCGATTTACCCTGCCCGGTGGGAAAttgcgagcgcttcccgatttaccctggtcgGTGGAAAATTTCCCGATTTACTTTTGTGGCCAGTGGAAAACTTCAGATCAGATCACCCCAAGCGGGTTCCTCCGCAAGGTTCGTCCACGGAGGGTGAGTCAGGGCCTAAGATCAGGCCGAAAGGCGTAATCGATGGACAACAGGTGAATATTCTTGTACTACCCCTTGTTGGTCCCGAGGGATGGAGGAGGCTAGGTTAGTCGAAGGATGGTTATCGATTCAAGACGCAAGGTGACCTTGCTTTATCAGGATAAGAAAGGGTAGAGGAAATGCCTCgagccaatgtccgaggttaCTCAGGTCACAAGCTCGACGTTACCAggctgattattttttttttccttccaaaaGGAATTAAAACCCTAAATACGTTTTAGGTTTTATTTCTCCTCTCTTTAAAAAAAACCTAAATAGTTTTATTTCTCCTCTCTTAAAAAAAGAAaccttaatttttttaagttttttttttcttctcttttatttctcctcCGTAGCTTTTCTCCCACCACCGCCGCAACCCATTCTCCGTCCTCCGCCCGACGCCGCACCTTCCTCCGCCCGACGCCGCTGACGCTCCGCCGCCCTCTGTATTCCCTCCCCAGATCGGCGAGAGAAGGGAACGACGCCCTCTCTGCTCGCGCGCCCCCTTTCTGCTCGCACGATTTTGTTCGTCGCCCACGAAGAACAAAAGGTTTCCGCCCCTCCACCGCGAGCAGATCGCCAGAGCCGCCGTCTCCACGCGTCGCACCACTCGTTCCCTATTCCCTCGCTGCGAGCATCCGCCGCAAGACGTTGCCGCGACAAGCCCCGTTATCTAGAGCAAGATCACCAAGTATTTCGCCGGCGACAACAATACTTCCCGTCCCGCAACCGTCATTCGGGCCTTACCCTTCAAGTTCCCACGGTCATCCTCTTGGTTCGGAGAAGCCCCGTTCGTCCAGGTGCTCAGGCGCGAGGTAGCAAAAAAGCTTAGCACTTTGGTTAGTTACAAATATGTTTAAGCACTTTGTTTTGAGGTGGTTTGCAAATGTCAATgactttaatttttctttgtatgcttcTCATTTTGTAGGGAGAATGTTTTGCCTCAGCCTAATCGAGCATAACTTGCGTTTGCCTCCTCACTTGCTTAACCGTCCTCTTGTTGATGCAATCAAGGATGAACTTGAGAGGCTGTACTTAGACAAGGTGCAGTTCATCTATACCTAATAGTATTATTGATTCCGGCACACATCAATTTAATGGTCAGGTTGCCACATGCCAGGTTATCACAAATTTGGGTCTCTGTATCTCTGTCTATGACATTCAGTCTTTAGAAGGCGGTTTTATCTACCCTGGAGAAGGTTCCTCCACATATAAGGTTTTCACATTGTCTTACTTTTCAGTTCCTacaccattttttttttaatttttgctcATTGATATAAAACATATCTATTGTCAAACCGGTGCAAGCATTTAGGCCACAGTTTGTGGAATCAATAAATTGTATTTTCAGATTATGGATCTAGATTGAATCAATCTTGCTCGATTAGAGGTTTGTCAAGAAATTGGATGGATCACTAAGGGTTGCAATAACATGGCTGAGAATGGTTGAAACTTCCCCTCATAGTTTCGAGTGTTTTACACTTTAGGTATCAATTTTATGATATTACTTATGTTTATGATTTGTCCTACATTGTTGAATTGTATAAATTATCAATATGTTATGTGTTGTAAGGTCTCATGCATCTTCTTACCTGGAATTATGGATTGAATAGGTTTATAAATATACTTGGTTCTATATATTAAGCAATTTTTATCAATATAAATTGTTTTAGTATTGTTTTAATATAAACCACATATTTGTCCTTGTACCAAATATGTCATGGACAATTGGTTAAACGCATATCATGTGCATGCACTTTTTAAACCTTTGCATTAACTTTATTTTGTTCATCGTCTACAACTTTAGTATTTGTCTTTGGTTTGATGCTTGGTATTGAGATATTGATAATTCTCAATTCATTGAGTTAatagttatttctttttctaataggTTGTGTTTAGGTTACTTATCTTTCGACCATTTGTTGGGGAGGTTATTTGCGCAAAGCTTAAAGCATCCGATGCTACTGGTTTGCATTGTATGTTGCACAACCTAATTTCTCTATTGGATGATGCATAATAATATATCTTTATTCTTCTATATTGATCTTTGACATTATAACAACCTAACTGTGATATATGACATGGagaatatttatttgtttttcttttttgtaatgtTTATAGACCTATCTCTGTTACTTTAGAGGAATCCTGTTACATTTGTTACATTGCGAAACATATCTATTCACAACTATCTCAAACAAAGCCAGAACTATGAATTTCCCTTTTCTCAATTttgttatttttagaaaaaaaaaggcttGATTATAAGAGTGAAGACCTAGACGGATTAATTGAAGTGTTTGTTACAAAAATAGGATTACATTATGGATTAGCTCTAAGTCTATATCTTTTTTCACTAATCATCGATTAATTCACGAGACATATCCAAAACACATTAACATGACGAAGGTTGT
Coding sequences:
- the LOC122044950 gene encoding DNA-directed RNA polymerase III subunit RPC8-like encodes the protein MFCLSLIEHNLRLPPHLLNRPLVDAIKDELERLYLDKVITNLGLCISVYDIQSLEGGFIYPGEGSSTYKVVFRLLIFRPFVGEVICAKLKASDATGLHLTLGFFNDIHVPVHLLPKESEVGEDGIWVWKHEFGDLAMDLDEEVNVRVTKINYPSSPLEQDANAQPFAPMQIIGEIYGDGLGLISWWAD